The Lycium barbarum isolate Lr01 chromosome 11, ASM1917538v2, whole genome shotgun sequence genome contains the following window.
acaggacatatattcacagctgaACCTCCGTCAatcaatactttggagatgaacttatccctgcatctgatggtgatgttcaatgctttgttatgctccagaccttcaggtggcaactcgtcATCATGAAAAGAAACTCGGTGGGTTTCAAGGATTTCCCCCACCATAGCTGACAGTTTCTCGCTGGAAGTCTCGGGCGGAACATAGGCTTCATTCAGTATTTTCGCTAGAGcactcctatgagcttcagaattcatcaacaatgcaaataaggaaatctgagctggcgttttcttcaattgttctacaaCAGAGTATTCCTTGGttggcatttttctccagaattcttcgacttcagcctCGGTAACAGTCTTCTTCGGGCCATTTTCCTTGCTTGGTGCCCCTCGTGCTACCTCTTCGGGAGCATAGCACcgtccagacctagtcattccggCCGCAACGGTTTCCACCACCACTCTTCCTTTCGCTTTGTCCCTTTCATCGGACTGATAATTCCAAGGGATCGCTTTGGTGTGGTGAGGAGGTGCTGGAGCAACTAAGGTTGTGATCCTAGGCCTTGGAATGAGCACTTCAAATGGGGCCCTCGTTTGAATCgtgattattggagcaacacaCGCTGACGATTCAATCTTCTCCCTTTTCTTAACCGGCACGATAGTCCCCTCCAAATTGCAATCTTCATCAATGGTGATCATGTCCACATTTTCATCGCCATGATTCGGCagcggattgttgtttatattcgggggagcttccttaagctgtatgacccctTCCTTGATCAATGCTTCAACTCTGTCCTTGAGAGCAAAGCAATTTCCGGTATCATGCCCAGCAACTCCCGAATGATACGCACAATGTTTGGTCCCGTCATACCACCCAGGGAGGGGATTAGGAATTCTTCCCTGAATCGGTGGGAGTATCCCTGACACTTTCAacctctcgtacagttgggctaagggttcggctaacgGTGTGTAAGTCTTGGTCGGTTTTCTTTCGACATTTGGGCGCGGTCTGGGTGTGTTTTGTGGACGGTTTGGTGACTGATATTGGGGTTGTGGTGAGTAGGTTGGCCGGTATTATGATGGGCTTTGATAGGAAGGGGTTCGAGGTGAGCAGTATGCAGGTTGAGTATGGTAAGCAGGAAGGGAAGTAGGtggaggttggtaataaggctgaggtgttTGGGTGTATTGGCTGTAGCATGAAGGCTAGGGTGAAGGATATTGGTGAGTTAATTTTTGGTTTGGTCTTCGAtcttggatggccatgaccggggacactccgtccctcttcttcttagAAGGATCTGCCTGAATAGCCTTACTCGTAGCCtgcaaggccgcaagatttgtaactcttcctGTTTTAATTCCTTCTTCAATGAAAtcccccatcctgatgacttcagAAAACTTTTGACCGATGACGCTTAGCATTCTCTCATAGTATGTGGGATCTTTTAGAGATTGTACAAAAAGCATTGTCATCTCACTCTCTACCATTGGGGGCTGGACTTTCGCGgcttctgctctccagcgcatagcgtattctcagaaagtttctgttgattttctctccagcttcatcaaataaaaTCGGTCCAGGACAGTCTCGGTGTTGAACCTGAAcctgtccatgaattcctgggccatcTCCCCCCAACTGTACCATCTCTGCGGGTCTCGGTATGTGTACCAATCAAATGCCTCTCCTGTTAAACTTCTTATAAATAAtttcattctgatagcttgatctttacccactccgacaagcttatcgcagTATGATCTCAAATGAGCTCGAGGGTTTCCCTTTCCATCAAACATGTCAAACTTCGGTACTTTATATCCGGCAGGTAACACGATGTCAGGatgaatgcacagatcttcatactcaagtccttcacatcctctgttggtttggatatttctgactgcttccctcagactgcgaagctcttttgccacattctcgtccgctcttgccctggcttccctttctaactcttcataagggtcaacctctggaTGTTGCAAGGCCTGTACCTGGGTAGTGAAAGGCTGAGCCTCTGGCACATACTGCGTGTTATGGCTAGCAATGTGCGCCAGTGGTGTGTGTTGCGATGCTGGgtagttttgggtatgtgggttaattagggtaactgcaggttgaggaATATAAGGAGTAGTGAAAGGTTGCGAATTGGTTTGTTGGACGTTAATTTGCTGGAGATCGGCTTGTTGCGGGTCATTTGGCTGTGAGGTAGTTTGTTGTACGTTAGTTTGTTGCGGGGTGGTTTGCTGCTGGACAGTTTGTTACGGGATGGTTGGTTGCGAGTGGATCTGGGGTGgaatggcttgttgtggattCGATTGTTGTGAGATGAATTGTTGCtggttagtttgttgggggttggtagtatttggatggactgtgtaaaacggagggtttgagggagaggGCTGAGGAGCGGGcgaatcgacaggcgaaaaggatggtggaattgtcgTGTTTGTTCTTTGTTCAGGGTGAGGAGCGTTCAGGGTGATGGACAGGTTGGTGAGATTCCGCAATCGCTCAATTTCGGTTTGCATATTAgccatttgctgcaacaattgggcaatgagttcatcatttccccctcctgaagcctcaggttcgtctcttggaagggtgacgagtcccaagccagttTGTTCGGAtgccctgaatcattcatatcgccggatgctcgtgcttttgatctcgtgaagtatgggtggtctgccagttcgcagtcaacgcgaatcaatcTCTGGGGGAATAATAAAAAGTAAAGCTTCTAAGAATGAAGAGAACGCTGTTAGTATGGTGCGAATGATTGCTGCTTAAAATAATatgaaaatttagcaaacaacgTTGAAAGAAGCACATACATAGCAAACaaaacacatattgcatagcaaacaaatcacagAATAAAGGAAGATACCGGGCAACCTATTATGCACGGGACCTCTCTTGTGTCGGAGGTAAGCCTAACGCCGTATATTcgggattatgatagagtgatccaagccatttaattgtaACCATTCGAGTTTGGGGATAAAAAGGCCAAATACCATTGGATAAAATAAAAGCGAGTACATCAAATAAACAAGGATACATCAAAAGATAACATAATACAGAGGCAATCCACAACTTGGCCTAAATTTGATCATGCTGGTAGCTGAGCTGAAGACGATGCTCCATCACCGTTAGATCGTGCTCCCGTATTTCCGAAATATTGCATGATGTTCGTCATTTGATCCCACATCTCGGGAGTGATAACCATGGTCCCCAAGCGAGCATGTCTTATCCAGATTGTCTTCAGTCTGTCTTCAAAACCTGATTCTCCTGCTGGGCTAGGCTCTATGCTACCATAATCTTCTTGCAGCCATGCGCGATATTCTGGACTACCTTCCGCCGGTCCTACCCCAATGCTTATTGGATTAATGTTAACCCATTCATCGAGAATTAGTCCAGCTCTAGGAATTCTAAAGTCCTGCCTAAAAAATATTTCAGAGCCGCTCATATCAGCTTGGAGAGGGATTACCTGATCTATACCGAACTGCCGAAGCACGCGCACCAGGGCGTATGGCTGGAGGCCCTTCAGCCCAATAAGCTCAATGTAATAATTTTTCCTTCCTCTTATGTAAACCGTGGTACGGGGTAACAAAGGATACTTCCATTGGATTTGATTGCCAGTTCGGGAAGCCAAGAACCCATACCAATCGCGAGTGCCAACGGGAGATACGAACGGTTTCGTCCTTTCATAAAAACTAGTAATTCTTTTTGACTCACCTAAGCATATATCTGCCATATTCCAGCGTTGATAAAAATGCTCCATTGCCCACATCTGGAGGAGAATATTGCAACCCTCAAAGAAACTCGTTTTTCCCCGTCTACATTTCCCTAAAGCCCGGAATATCTCTGCCAAAATCATTGGAACTAAAGCGAGTTGCGCATCATCAACCCCTTCAAAGAGAGCTCGAGCCACAGAGCAAATGCAGGTGCTGATCTGGCCGTATTCACGTGGGAATACCAAAATCCCAAGTAAGGCTACAGCGAATACGACGGGTCGTCTAGCTTGCCAATGAGCGG
Protein-coding sequences here:
- the LOC132619354 gene encoding uncharacterized protein LOC132619354 codes for the protein MDFIPQIPKIKMVSGVPSKLRVWWEDLDLGSRLAVTRMLKFLPSLFQITPDKHIIRALLQFWDLDRVVFKFKDFELTPTLEEISYFTNLKYQGKGQIILHSQSGKKFLRYLGLNNTKELRCFEGNWVSLDYLYERYGCQDGYNLFKKEFSCTPAHWQARRPVVFAVALLGILVFPREYGQISTCICSVARALFEGVDDAQLALVPMILAEIFRALGKCRRGKTSFFEGCNILLQMWAMEHFYQRWNMADICLGESKRITSFYERTKPFVSPVGTRDWYGFLASRTGNQIQWKYPLLPRTTVYIRGRKNYYIELIGLKGLQPYALVRVLRQFGIDQVIPLQADMSGSEIFFRQDFRIPRAGLILDEWVNINPISIGVGPAEGSPEYRAWLQEDYGSIEPSPAGESGFEDRLKTIWIRHARLGTMVITPEMWDQMTNIMQYFGNTGARSNGDGASSSAQLPA